GGTTCGGGCGTTCGGCAGCCGAAACGGCTGACGCAAAATGCGTCCTTGCGCAAAGATATTTCATGAACAGGAACCGGAACCCTTCCCATACCCCACTGCCCGCAGGCGTGAATCGTCGCGGGTTTCTCAAATGGGGCTCGATTCTGGCCGGAACCGCGGCTGTTGCCGGTCCCGGCGTCTTCTACGGTCTTCGGGCCGTGACCGAATCCCCCGTTGTTGATGAAAAAGTGGTCTGGACCACATGCAACGTGAACTGCGGCAGCCGCTGCCCGCTACGGGCGCATGTTCGCGACGGGCTGGTCACGCGAATCGAGACCGACAATACCGGGGATGGGGATTTCGGCACGCACGAGATTCGCGCCTGTCTGCGCGGGCGGTCCATGCGCCGCTGGGCCTATTCCCCGGAACGGCTCAAGTACCCCATGAAGCGCGTGGGCAAACGCGGGGAAGGCCGGTTCGAGCGCATTTCCTGGGACGAGGCGCTGGACATTGTTTCCTCGGAGCTTCGGCGAATCATCGACACCTATGGCAACGAGGCCGTGTACCGGCACTACGGCAGCGGTGTGCTGGGCGGCATCGTGGCCCGCCGGGAGTTTTTCCACAGGCTGGTCAACCTGCTGGGCGGCAGCCTGAACTATTACGGCGACTACTCCATGGCCCAGATCACCGCGGCCATGGAGTACACCTATGGCGCGAAGTACGACGAGTGCAACGCGAATCCCATTTCCGACGTGGCCAACTGCGAGCTCGCCGTGTTTTTCGGCAACAATCCCGCTGCCACGCGCATGAGCGGCGGAGGCAGCATGTACGATCTGCTCCGCGCCCGGAGGAAGAGCGGGGTCCGCGTGATCGTGATCGACCCCAGATTCTCGGACACGGCAGCCACGTTTGCCGATGAATGGATTCCCATCCGTCCGGGCACGGATGCGGCGCTGGTCGCGGGGTTGGCTTTCGTGCTCATCACCGAAAAGCTGGTGGACGAGGACTTTCTGCATCGCTACTGCGTGGGCTACGATCAGGAGACCATGCCCCCGGGCATTCCGTACGGCCATGCCTACAGGGACTACATTCTGGGAACCGGGCCGGACCGGATTCGGAAGACTCCGGACTGGGCCGCCAGCATCACCGGAATTCCTGCAACCCGGATTCGCGAACTGGCCCGGGAGATCGGTACGGCCAAGCCGTGCTACATTGCGCAGGGCTGGGGGCCGCAGCGGCAGGCATGCGGCGAGCAGACCGCCCGGTCCATTGCCATGCTGCCCATCCTGACCGGGAACGTGGGCATTCAGGGCGGCAACACCGGCGACCGCGAAGGTTTTTTCCGCATACCGTTTCCGCTCGTGCCCGAGGGGGAGAATCCGGTCAGGACCTCGATACCCGTGTTCGCATGGACCAGGGCCGTGGACGACCCCCTTTCCATGACTGCCACGCGTGACGGTGTGCGCAACAAGGAACAACTGGACACGCCGGTCAAGTTCATCTGGAACCATGCGGGCAACGCCCTGATCAACCAGCATTCCGACTGCCGCCGGACCGCGGAAATCCTGCGCGACGACACCAAATGCGAAATGATCGTGGTGCTGGACAACTACATGACCTCCAGTGCGAAATTCGCGGACATCCTCCTGCCGTGCTGCACCTGTCTGGAGGAAGAGGACATCGTGTTTCAGGGCTATGCCATGGAAATGGGATTTCTGGTCTGCACCGAGGCGGCCGTGGCTCCGTTCTACGAAAGCCGTACCCTGTACGACATTGTCCGGGGCATGGCCCGGCGGCTGGGCGTGGACGAGGAATTCTCCCTTGGCATGGACCGCCGGGGATGGCTGGAATACATGTACGCCAAGTGCCGCGAGGTGAAGCCCGAACTGCCGCCCACCTTTGCCGAGGCGCAGAAGGTCGGTCTGTTCAAATGGAAACGGCCTGATCCGCCCGAGGTCATGTACCGCGAATTCCGGGAAAACCCCGAAGCCCATCCTCTGAACACGCCGTCCGGAAGGATCGAGATATTTTCCGAACGCCTTTGGGAACTGGCCCGGACATGGGAGCTGCCCGAGGACGACAGCATCACGGCCCTGCCCGAGTATCATCCCACATGGGAAGGCGCTGAACAGGCGCGTTCCGGCCCGTATCCCTTGCAGCTCATCGGCCATCACTACAAGCAGCGCACCCATTCCAGCTATGGCAACGTGGACTGGCTTCAGCAGGTCGCGCCGCAGGAGGCGTGGATCAATTCGCTGGATGCAGAGACGCGGGACATCCGCCATAACGATATGGTCCGGGTGTTCAACGACCGGGGTGAAACCCGCGTGCGTGCCAAGGTCACGGAACGGATCATGCCCGGAGTCGTGACCCTGCCGCAGGGCGCGTGGCTCAAGCCTGACGGGAACGGCGTGGATCGCAATGGGTGCATCAATGTGCTCACGTCACTGCGTACTTCGCCGCTGGCCAAGGGCAACCCCCAGCACACCAATCTGGTTCAGGTGGAAAAGGTGCGGGAGGAAGCCGAGCAATGCTGAAGCGGCCCGCCTTTCACATTGATCTGGGTGCGTGCATCGGATGCAAGACCTGCATGGTGGCCTGCATCGACAAGAACGATCTGCCCAGGGGGATACTGTTCCGGCGGGTATCGGAATATTCCGGGGGCGGCTGGACCCGTCGCAAGGACGGCACCTTTGTGCAGAACGTGTTTGCCTATTACCTTTCCATTGCCTGCAATCATTGCGAAAATCCCATCTGCGTGCGCTCCTGTCCCACTACGGCCATGCAGAAGGACGAATACGGCATTGTTTCCGTTGATCCGGAAAAGTGCGTGGGGTGCCGCTACTGCGAGTGGGGATGCCCCTATTCCGCGCCCCAGTATGACGCGGATTCCGGCAAGATGACCAAGTGCGATCTGTGCCGGGATTATCTGGAGCAGGGCAAGCCCCCGGCATGTGTGGCCGCCTGTCCGACCCGGGCCTTGCAGTTCGGGGAATACGACGATCTTGTCGCCCGGTTCGGCAAATCCGAGGTCGTGGCGCCCCTGCCCGATCCGGCCATTACCCAGCCCAATCTGCTGTGCACTCCCGGCCCGACGGCCCAGCCTCCCAAGTCCCGCAATGGCAAGGTCTGCAATCCCGAGGAAATATGACGCGAACGTCCGAGGTTTTCCCTGATTTTTCGGGAATGGATCAGGACATGGCCGAAGCCTGCGCTGTGGCCTGCGGATTCTTTGCCCGGCTTTTTCAGGAATGCCCTTCGCGGGAATGGCTGCTGACCCTTCGCGACCGGCAGTTGCTGGAGGAGTGGCCCCTTGCCATGCCTGCGGAACAGGGCAGGGAGGGCGACACGGGGTTGCGGCTCATGGCCCGGTTTGTTGCGGAACTGGATGAAGCCGGGATTGCCGCGATACGGCGCGACCATGCGGCCATGTTCGTGGGGCCCGGTGATCCGTTGCCGCAATGGGAATCGGTCTGCCTGACCGAAGACCGCCTTCTGTTCGGCGAGCCCGCGTTCGCGGTGCGTCGTCTCTATGCGGAATTCGGGCTGGCCCTGCCCCGGGAGTCCGGGGGAAGCCGATGACCATGTGGGCTATGAACTGGCATTCGTGGCCAGTCTGCTGCACATGGCTGCAGATGCTCTTGCCGAAGCGCGGACTGCGCAGGCCGAAATTGCCTTGCATGCGGCTGCCGCGTTTCTGCGCGAGCACCTCATGCCGTGGGTCGGGGAGTTTCTGGATGCCTTGCAGGTCCGGGCCGACACCCCGTTCTGCAGGGGCGCGGCCATGCTCTGTCGGGACACGCTTCGCGTTGTCGCCGGATTCCCGGGTGAATCCGGGCAATGACTTCAGCCGATCACGGCTTACGTCGGCTGTTTCGCTGCCTCCGATTCTGCGGAGTCGGAGCGGACATGGGTGGCAATGATCCGGCTCAGGCTTTCCAGTTCAATGGGTTTTGCCAGATAATCGTCCATGCCTGCAGCCAGAATCTTTTCCCTGTCTCCGGCCAGTGCATGCGCGGTGAGTGCGATGATCGGGATCTTCGGGTTCCGGCCCGGGGTCGTGGAGCGCCGGATGCGCCGCGTGGCCTCGAAGCCGTCCATGACCGGCATCTGAATGTCCATGAGGATGCAGTCGAAGTTCTCCTTTTCAAACACGTTGACCGCGTCTTCCCCGTTCTCCACGGCCGTGACCTCGGCCCCGGCCTTTTCCAGAAATCGTCGCGCAGCCAGCCTGTTGACCAGATCGTCTTCCACCAGAAGCACCCGCAATGAGGCGGGGGGCGGGCTTTCCTCGTAGTCCCGGGCCGACTGGGGCAATTCGTCCAGAACCACGTGCGTCTTGAGAAAGGCTGCTGTGAACATGACCGTGGTGCCCTTGCCCAGCGTGCTGTCCACGGTGATCGTGCCGCCCATGCTTTCCACCAGACGGCGCACGATGCTCAGGCCCACTCCCATGCCGGGATGGCGGCGCGTCGCGTCGGGAACCGGAACGTGGAACCGGTTGAAGGCAAGGTCTATTTCCGTGTCCGCTATGCCTGCGCCTGAATCCGAGACCGTGAACAGCAGTCGCACACCTTCCTCGAATGGTCGCACGGGCAGGGCGTGAACCGAAATGGATATGTTCCCCGAGCGCGTGAATTTCACGGCGTTGTCCGTCAGGTTGAACAGGATGTGCCGCAGCCTTGCCCTGTCTCCGATGAGTTCTCCGGGGACTTCGGGACCGATTTCGCTTGTCAGCTCCAGCCCCTTTTCCCGGACATGGGGCATGAATCCGGCAACGACCGTGCGTACCGCGTTCTTGACGCTGAAGGGGTGTTCATCAAGGGGAATGAAGCCGGATTCGAACCGGGCGATCATGAGCAGGTCATTGATGGTGGACATGATGCTGCGCCCGGAATCGAGCGAAATTTCGACACATTCCTCCTGCGTCGAGGTCAGGGGCATTTTCCGCAGAAGCTGAAGCATGCCGAGCAGACCGTTCAGGGGAGTGCGGATGACGTGGCTCAGGTTGGCGAGAAATTCCTCCTTGGCCCGCTGCGCATTTTCCACTTCGTTTCTGGCCTTGAGAATGTCGTTTTCCGACTGGATGCGACTGGTCGCGTCATTGTAGATGGTTTGTATCCAGCTTTGACCGTTTCTTTCCAGAACGCAGGACGAAGCCGTGATCCACAGCAGTTCGCCGTTTGTGCGGAGGATGCGGAAGTCGAAGCGCGAGGGGCAGGCCGGGTCCGCATGCAGGGTTTCCATTCTGTCGCGTACCATGTGCCGGTCCTCGGGGTGGACGAATCCGAAGAGCGAGTTCGCGTCCCGACCGAGAATTTCCTCGCGGGAAAAGCCGGTGAGCTGGCAGAACGCCGGATTGGCGTGGACATACTTTCGCGGCGAGGTCTGGAGCAGGGTCACTCCGTCGCGCAACAGGTCGGAAAGCGCTTCGTATCTGGCTTCGGACCAGTCCTGTTCCGACTGGAACCTGTCCAGCATTTCCAGCTGGTCGTCCATATTCCGGCTCAGATTCCGGGCGCGTCCCCGCCAGAAGAGAGTGGTGCCCAGAAACATCACGGCCAGCCCGGCTGCGAGAATGGTCCCGGCGAGCATCAGCATGTCCCGGGACGAGTCGGTCTCCCTGACGGCATAGGCCCCGAACCATTTGTGGTAGATTTCGTTGTATTCCCCGGACTGCTTGATGATCGCCAGCCCCTCGTTGATGCGGGCGAGCAGGGCGGTGTTGCCCTTGTTCACGGCGAAGCAGTAGTTGCGCGGCGCCAGTGGCGGCCCCACGGTGACGAGGTTGTGCAGGCCGAGCTTGTCCCGGAAGTACAGGCCCTGAAGTCTTGCCACCAGAGCGCAGTCGTATTTCCCGGAGGACAGGAGTTTCAGCGCCTCTGCCTGATCCCCCGTGGTGACGATTCTGGCCTGGATGCGATTTTCGATCAGGAAATCGTGCATGATGTCGCCCTGCTGCACGATGATGCTTTTGCCGTTCAGGTCGTTTTTCCCGGAAATCGAGGACTCCTCGCGCACGAATATGGCGTGGGATATTTCAATGGTCGGTTCGGAAAAGTTCACCATCTGGGCGCGTTGTTCCGATTTGTACATGCCCATGAGCGCGTCGATGTTGCGCGCTTCTATCTGGCGTCGAACCGTATCCCAGGGCGCGAGACTCATTTCGATGTCGAGCCCCATGACGCGCGCCACGGCCTGGGTGATGTCCACGTTGAAACCTGTCGGATGTCCGGTTTCGTCCAGAAATTCGTAGGGCGGATAATTCTGGTCGCCGCGAAAGAGCAGCGGCTCGGCTGCGGACGCAGTTCCGACCGAAAGGCAGAAGAGCAGGATTGCCAGCGTCAGGATGGCGGCGTGTCGCATGGATGATCCTCCTGTTGCGCGGAGAGCGGGCGTTGAACAGCATGGTTTCATGGTCTTTTTTCGTTATCACGCCTTGACTGGAAAAGTTATGATATTTTTCGGGACGCATCGTGTTCTGGCTTCCGGAGGCGGAGTATGGTACCGCCTCTGCATGCGAATCCGAGGCAGGAATCTTTGCGCGCGGTCGCGTGGCGTGCTGGGCGAGGATGCTGCGGCGCGGTATCTGGAATCCCGGGGATTCCGCGTGCTCGAGCGCAACTGGCGCAGCCGGAGCTGGGAGCTCGATCTGGTCTGTCGGCAGGGGGACACCCTTGTTTTCGTGGAGGTCAAGACGCGGGGGACCGGTTCTCTGGGAACGCCTGCGGACGCCTTGAACCGGGCCAAGATGACCAGTCTGGCAAAGGCCGCGTCCCTGTATCTATCGGAAAAGGGGCTGTGGGACGTGCCGTGCCGATTCGATCTTGTTGCCGTCATGCAGAGCCCGGACGGGCTGGACGTGACGCATTATCCTGATGCTTTTGATCTGTCCGATCTGGGAAACGCGGGTCGGGCGTGGTGATTTCATATGAGTGATGTTTCCGGAATTCTGTGGGTCGTGGCCACGCCGCTGGGCAATGTGGATGATCTTTCTCCCCGTGCCCGGGCCGTGCTGGCTCGCGCCGGTTTGCTGCTGGCCGAGGACACCCGCCGCGCCGGGCTGCTGTTCCAGCGTCTGGGGCTGGAGCGGTCGGGCGAGCTCATGAGCTTTT
Above is a window of Pseudodesulfovibrio tunisiensis DNA encoding:
- a CDS encoding DMSO/selenate family reductase complex A subunit, which encodes MNRNRNPSHTPLPAGVNRRGFLKWGSILAGTAAVAGPGVFYGLRAVTESPVVDEKVVWTTCNVNCGSRCPLRAHVRDGLVTRIETDNTGDGDFGTHEIRACLRGRSMRRWAYSPERLKYPMKRVGKRGEGRFERISWDEALDIVSSELRRIIDTYGNEAVYRHYGSGVLGGIVARREFFHRLVNLLGGSLNYYGDYSMAQITAAMEYTYGAKYDECNANPISDVANCELAVFFGNNPAATRMSGGGSMYDLLRARRKSGVRVIVIDPRFSDTAATFADEWIPIRPGTDAALVAGLAFVLITEKLVDEDFLHRYCVGYDQETMPPGIPYGHAYRDYILGTGPDRIRKTPDWAASITGIPATRIRELAREIGTAKPCYIAQGWGPQRQACGEQTARSIAMLPILTGNVGIQGGNTGDREGFFRIPFPLVPEGENPVRTSIPVFAWTRAVDDPLSMTATRDGVRNKEQLDTPVKFIWNHAGNALINQHSDCRRTAEILRDDTKCEMIVVLDNYMTSSAKFADILLPCCTCLEEEDIVFQGYAMEMGFLVCTEAAVAPFYESRTLYDIVRGMARRLGVDEEFSLGMDRRGWLEYMYAKCREVKPELPPTFAEAQKVGLFKWKRPDPPEVMYREFRENPEAHPLNTPSGRIEIFSERLWELARTWELPEDDSITALPEYHPTWEGAEQARSGPYPLQLIGHHYKQRTHSSYGNVDWLQQVAPQEAWINSLDAETRDIRHNDMVRVFNDRGETRVRAKVTERIMPGVVTLPQGAWLKPDGNGVDRNGCINVLTSLRTSPLAKGNPQHTNLVQVEKVREEAEQC
- a CDS encoding DMSO/selenate family reductase complex B subunit, translating into MLKRPAFHIDLGACIGCKTCMVACIDKNDLPRGILFRRVSEYSGGGWTRRKDGTFVQNVFAYYLSIACNHCENPICVRSCPTTAMQKDEYGIVSVDPEKCVGCRYCEWGCPYSAPQYDADSGKMTKCDLCRDYLEQGKPPACVAACPTRALQFGEYDDLVARFGKSEVVAPLPDPAITQPNLLCTPGPTAQPPKSRNGKVCNPEEI
- a CDS encoding TorD/DmsD family molecular chaperone translates to MTRTSEVFPDFSGMDQDMAEACAVACGFFARLFQECPSREWLLTLRDRQLLEEWPLAMPAEQGREGDTGLRLMARFVAELDEAGIAAIRRDHAAMFVGPGDPLPQWESVCLTEDRLLFGEPAFAVRRLYAEFGLALPRESGGSR
- a CDS encoding molecular chaperone TorD family protein — encoded protein: MGYELAFVASLLHMAADALAEARTAQAEIALHAAAAFLREHLMPWVGEFLDALQVRADTPFCRGAAMLCRDTLRVVAGFPGESGQ
- a CDS encoding transporter substrate-binding domain-containing protein, yielding MRHAAILTLAILLFCLSVGTASAAEPLLFRGDQNYPPYEFLDETGHPTGFNVDITQAVARVMGLDIEMSLAPWDTVRRQIEARNIDALMGMYKSEQRAQMVNFSEPTIEISHAIFVREESSISGKNDLNGKSIIVQQGDIMHDFLIENRIQARIVTTGDQAEALKLLSSGKYDCALVARLQGLYFRDKLGLHNLVTVGPPLAPRNYCFAVNKGNTALLARINEGLAIIKQSGEYNEIYHKWFGAYAVRETDSSRDMLMLAGTILAAGLAVMFLGTTLFWRGRARNLSRNMDDQLEMLDRFQSEQDWSEARYEALSDLLRDGVTLLQTSPRKYVHANPAFCQLTGFSREEILGRDANSLFGFVHPEDRHMVRDRMETLHADPACPSRFDFRILRTNGELLWITASSCVLERNGQSWIQTIYNDATSRIQSENDILKARNEVENAQRAKEEFLANLSHVIRTPLNGLLGMLQLLRKMPLTSTQEECVEISLDSGRSIMSTINDLLMIARFESGFIPLDEHPFSVKNAVRTVVAGFMPHVREKGLELTSEIGPEVPGELIGDRARLRHILFNLTDNAVKFTRSGNISISVHALPVRPFEEGVRLLFTVSDSGAGIADTEIDLAFNRFHVPVPDATRRHPGMGVGLSIVRRLVESMGGTITVDSTLGKGTTVMFTAAFLKTHVVLDELPQSARDYEESPPPASLRVLLVEDDLVNRLAARRFLEKAGAEVTAVENGEDAVNVFEKENFDCILMDIQMPVMDGFEATRRIRRSTTPGRNPKIPIIALTAHALAGDREKILAAGMDDYLAKPIELESLSRIIATHVRSDSAESEAAKQPT
- a CDS encoding YraN family protein, with the translated sequence MRIRGRNLCARSRGVLGEDAAARYLESRGFRVLERNWRSRSWELDLVCRQGDTLVFVEVKTRGTGSLGTPADALNRAKMTSLAKAASLYLSEKGLWDVPCRFDLVAVMQSPDGLDVTHYPDAFDLSDLGNAGRAW